Proteins co-encoded in one Erwinia sp. genomic window:
- the deaD gene encoding ATP-dependent RNA helicase DeaD (ID:JIFNMEKO_00155;~source:Prodigal:2.6): MTDIEITFSSLGLNDAILAALNGMGYVKPSPIQAECIPHLLAGRDVLGMAQTGSGKTAAFSLPLLNNIDSNLKAPQILVLAPTRELAVQVADAMTEFSAQMRGVNVVALYGGQRYDVQLRALRQGPQVVVGTPGRLLDHLKRGTLDLSNLSGLVLDEADEMLRMGFIEDVETIMAQIPDGHQTALFSATMPEAIRRITRRFMKDPQEVRIQSSLTTRPDISQSYWTAYGRKTDALVRFLEAEDFDAAIIFVRTKNATLEVAEALERSGYNSAALNGDMNQSLREQTLERLKDGRLDILIATDVAARGLDVERISLVVNYDIPMDAESYVHRIGRTGRAGRAGRAILFVENRERRLLRNIERTMKLTIPEVDLPNAELLGQRRLAKFSAQVQQQLESSDLDLYRALLSKLQPEDELDMETLAAALLKMAQGERPLIVPADPAPRPRREFKERDDRRGDRGDRQERSARDGDRPRRERRDVGEMEVYRIEIGRDDGVEVRHIVGAIANEGDISSRYIGNIKLFGTHSTIELPKGMPGEILQHFTRTRILNKPMNMQLIGDAQPRSNERRGGFSGRGDRPEGGRRFSNERTGTGNGERRGRFSREGGNRGPRRDEGGSSPARRRDA; the protein is encoded by the coding sequence ATGACTGATATCGAAATCACTTTTTCCAGCCTTGGTCTTAATGACGCAATTCTTGCTGCGTTAAATGGCATGGGCTATGTTAAACCTTCTCCTATTCAGGCTGAGTGTATTCCTCACCTGCTGGCCGGGCGTGATGTGCTGGGAATGGCACAAACAGGTAGCGGAAAAACCGCCGCATTTTCACTGCCCCTGCTGAATAATATCGACAGTAACCTGAAAGCACCTCAGATTTTGGTGCTGGCCCCCACGCGCGAGCTCGCGGTGCAGGTGGCTGATGCAATGACTGAGTTCTCTGCGCAAATGCGCGGTGTGAATGTTGTCGCCCTGTATGGTGGTCAACGTTACGATGTTCAGCTGCGTGCATTACGCCAGGGGCCACAAGTCGTTGTGGGTACACCAGGACGTCTGCTCGATCATTTGAAACGTGGCACATTAGATCTCTCTAATCTGAGTGGTCTGGTGCTGGACGAAGCTGATGAAATGCTGCGCATGGGCTTTATTGAAGACGTTGAAACGATTATGGCGCAGATCCCGGATGGTCATCAGACCGCACTGTTTTCTGCCACCATGCCAGAAGCGATTCGCCGTATTACCCGTCGCTTCATGAAAGATCCACAGGAAGTGCGTATTCAGTCAAGTCTGACGACGCGTCCTGATATCAGCCAGAGCTACTGGACAGCCTATGGCCGTAAGACCGATGCACTGGTACGTTTTCTTGAAGCTGAAGATTTTGATGCGGCAATTATTTTTGTACGTACCAAAAATGCCACGCTGGAAGTGGCGGAAGCCCTGGAGCGTAGCGGTTACAACAGTGCGGCATTGAACGGAGATATGAACCAGTCACTGCGCGAGCAAACACTGGAGCGTCTGAAAGATGGTCGTCTTGACATTCTTATCGCAACCGATGTTGCCGCCCGAGGTCTGGATGTTGAGCGTATCAGCCTGGTGGTGAACTACGACATTCCTATGGATGCCGAATCTTATGTACACCGTATTGGCCGTACAGGTCGTGCCGGACGCGCCGGACGTGCGATTCTGTTTGTGGAAAACCGCGAACGTCGCCTGCTACGCAATATCGAACGTACAATGAAACTGACTATTCCTGAAGTTGACCTGCCGAATGCGGAGCTGCTTGGACAACGTCGTCTGGCCAAATTCTCTGCTCAGGTACAGCAGCAGCTGGAGAGCAGCGATCTTGATCTTTATCGTGCGCTGCTGAGCAAACTGCAGCCGGAAGATGAACTGGATATGGAAACGCTGGCAGCCGCACTGCTGAAAATGGCACAGGGTGAACGTCCTCTTATCGTACCTGCTGATCCGGCACCACGCCCACGTCGTGAGTTCAAAGAGCGCGATGATCGTCGTGGTGACCGCGGCGACCGTCAGGAGCGTAGTGCGCGTGATGGTGACCGTCCACGTCGTGAACGTCGTGATGTGGGTGAGATGGAAGTGTATCGTATTGAGATTGGCCGTGATGATGGTGTTGAAGTCCGTCACATCGTTGGCGCGATTGCCAATGAAGGTGATATCAGCAGCCGTTATATCGGTAATATCAAATTATTTGGTACACACTCAACTATCGAGTTGCCAAAAGGGATGCCGGGTGAAATTTTGCAGCACTTTACCCGTACACGTATTCTGAATAAGCCGATGAACATGCAACTGATTGGTGATGCTCAGCCGCGCAGTAACGAGCGCCGTGGCGGTTTCTCCGGACGTGGTGATCGTCCTGAGGGCGGACGTCGTTTCAGTAATGAACGTACCGGTACCGGTAATGGTGAGCGTCGTGGTCGCTTCAGCCGTGAGGGCGGGAATCGTGGTCCCCGTCGTGACGAAGGTGGAAGCAGCCCGGCACGTCGCCGTGATGCCTGA
- the nlpI gene encoding Lipoprotein NlpI (ID:JIFNMEKO_00156;~source:Prodigal:2.6), whose amino-acid sequence MKPFLRSCCLATAFMLAGCSTSDWRKNEVLAVPLQPTLQQEVILARMEQILVSRALSDDERAQLLYERGVLYDSLGLRALARNDFSYALSIRPDMPEVFNYLGIYFTQAGNFDAAYEAFDSLLELDPTYNYAYLNRGIALYYGGRFKQAQDDLLAFYQDDPNDPFRCLWLYLTEKEINPDKAKQALKQRYAHAVKEQWGWKIVEFYLGNISESELMARLKADATDNTSLAEHLSETNFYLGKHYLSLGEKSNAEALFKLTVANNVHNFVEHRYALLELALLGQTQDDLSESDQQ is encoded by the coding sequence ATGAAGCCTTTTTTACGCAGCTGTTGCCTGGCCACAGCATTTATGCTGGCAGGATGCAGTACTTCAGATTGGCGTAAGAACGAGGTTCTGGCGGTTCCGCTGCAGCCAACGCTTCAGCAGGAGGTGATTCTTGCCCGCATGGAACAAATCCTGGTTAGTCGTGCTTTAAGCGATGATGAACGCGCACAGCTGTTATATGAGCGCGGAGTGTTGTATGATAGTCTTGGTTTGCGAGCACTGGCGAGAAATGACTTCTCCTATGCGCTCTCAATCAGGCCAGATATGCCAGAGGTATTCAATTACCTTGGTATATACTTTACGCAGGCAGGCAATTTTGATGCTGCCTATGAAGCGTTTGATTCTTTACTTGAGCTTGATCCAACTTACAATTATGCGTACTTAAATCGGGGAATCGCTTTGTATTACGGCGGCCGGTTTAAACAGGCGCAAGATGATCTGCTGGCGTTTTATCAGGACGACCCTAATGATCCTTTCCGCTGTCTGTGGCTTTATCTGACTGAAAAAGAAATAAACCCTGACAAAGCTAAGCAGGCGTTAAAGCAACGCTATGCTCATGCTGTGAAAGAACAATGGGGATGGAAAATTGTCGAGTTCTACCTGGGCAACATCAGTGAAAGTGAACTGATGGCTCGCCTTAAGGCAGATGCAACGGATAACACCTCGCTCGCTGAACATCTCAGTGAAACCAACTTCTATTTAGGTAAGCACTACCTAAGTCTGGGGGAGAAGAGCAACGCAGAAGCGTTGTTCAAGCTGACGGTAGCTAACAATGTACATAACTTTGTTGAGCACCGATATGCATTGTTGGAGCTGGCGCTACTCGGCCAGACACAAGACGACTTATCAGAATCTGACCAGCAATAG